A window from Triplophysa dalaica isolate WHDGS20190420 chromosome 3, ASM1584641v1, whole genome shotgun sequence encodes these proteins:
- the rc3h1b gene encoding roquin-1, whose product MPVQAPQWTEFLLCPICTQTFEETVRRPISLGCGHTVCKMCLNKLHRKACPFDQTAINTDIEQLPVNSALLQLVGGQVPKQQPVALITCPEDTKHYEESRQCVEELALYLKPLSSGRGVGLNNAAQSMLSRPMQRKLVTLVHCQLVEEEGRVRAMRAARSLGERTVTELILQHQNPQQLSSNLWAAVRARGCQFLGPAMQEEALKLVLLALEDGSALSRKVLVLFVVQRLEPRFPQASKTSIGHVVQLLYRASCFKVTKRDEDSSLMQLKEEFRTYEALRREHDSQIVQIAMEGGLRIAPDQWSSLLYGDQSHKSHMQSIIDKLQTPASFAQSVQELTIALQRTGDPANLNRLRPHLELLANIDPSPDAPPPTWEQLENGLVAVKTVVHGLVDFIQNHSKKGADTQQLPQHSKYKTYMCRDMKQKGGCPRGASCTFAHSQEELEKYRKMNKRLAARVPCTPGLLPEEVIPLEPGQKPSTLTNGIAGPGTHLPQLISRGTDPSTYEILLKNKMDGISLSAPGSPPDSAEHLPMSKQLPVMPRGAQQMYSQQPELFYQEPARPPPSGSQYDAQYPAGNPYSYQPPQYVSPRYIRNPPPPGESTVSPYPEPYPGYGPERQYQNHHSGPPFSAHPYAPPSHYSRRHGHYPAPPLPFAPTRDDLVRMSPNPLDVPPAPMPPPPTGAGGSLYHPQESSSRDRYPPDGYYPAGPHPSQMRSHLRDPYSRSPPSLDDLHRRRKELLVQLEERQVISPPPFAASPTLPTHPFPNDYPQEFLEDGSKVFGSREPDYAGQYSPWSCDTIGSYIGSKDAKPKDITSTVEMMNAEGKVLRDPSLDTQRRSAEAKDDDPIIPFGPLPTVSPFGAISRTSKTGYQTTGPVQAMASSQASGSKHLTMTADYSYGNHSSWGRASYSQHQSMNTQGHFSERLPVSASDREQLKIELQQVNQQISQQTRGMEAASNSMLLQREACALAAQPSPAVKWSTGAAVSSEQLSLELHHVEREIGKRTREIAMENQVAHEYKLKATENGQPDHKAQLEELSLALGEVSNGSSGMKPASSVGGSMLSLTNKTSSLTLCSADQSASSSDLQKNGVVHSCS is encoded by the exons ATGCCTGTACAAGCTCCACAATGGACAGAGTTTTTACTGTGCCCCATATGCACCCAGACGTTCGAGGAAACGGTGCGTCGACCCATCAGTCTAGGTTGCGGCCACACCGTTTGCAAGATGTGCCTCAACAAGCTGCACCGAAAGGCCTGTCCCTTCGACCAGACGGCCATCAACACTGACATTGAGCAGTTGCCTGTCAACTCTGCCCTGCTACAGCTGGTCGGGGGTCAG GTGCCCAAACAGCAACCTGTGGCACTCATTACCTGTCCAGAGGACACAAAGCATTATGAAGAGTCACGGCAGTGTGTTGAGGAGCTGGCCCTCTATCTCAAACCCCTCAGCAGTGGACGAG gggtggggttgaATAATGCTGCTCAGAGCATGCTAAGCCGCCCCATGCAGAGAAAGCTGGTAACTCTGGTGCACTGTCAACTGGTGGAAGAAGAAGGCAGGGTCAGGGCCATGCGGGCGGCCCGTTCTCTGGGTGAAAGGACTGTTACAGAGCTCATCCTGCAGCATCAAAATCCCCAGCAGCTCTCCTCTAACCTGTGGGCTGCTGTCAGAGCCAGAGGCTGCCAGTTCCTGGGCCCAG CCATGCAAGAGGAAGCACTAAAGCTGGTGCTGTTGGCTTTGGAAGATGGATCTGCTCTTTCCAGGAAGGTTCTGGTCCTCTTTGTAGTCCAGAGACTTGAACCTAGGTTTCCTCAGGCCTCCAAAACCAGTATTGGACATGTAGTCCAGCTCCTCTACCGTGCCTCCTGCTTCAAG GTGACGAAACGAGATGAGGACTCATCGCTAATGCAGTTGAAAGAGGAATTCCGCACATATGAGGCACTTCGGCGGGAACACGACTCTCAGATTGTTCAAATTGCCATGGAGGGAGGCTTACGCATCGCCCCCGATCAGTGGTCCTCTTTACTCTATGGAGACCAGTCCCACAAGTCCCACATGCAATCCATTATTGACAAG TTGCAGACGCCAGCATCATTTGCTCAGAGCGTTCAGGAGTTGACCATCGCACTGCAGAGGACGGGTGACCCCGCGAACCTCAACCGGCTAAGACCTCACCTCGAGCTGCTTGCAAACATCGACCCCAGTCCAG ACGCTCCTCCTCCCACCTGGGAGCAGTTGGAGAATGGGTTGGTGGCGGTAAAGACTGTGGTGCATGGCCTGGTGGACTTCATTCAGAACCACAGTAAGAAGGGTGCTGACACGCAGCAGCTGCCTCAGCACAGCAAGTACAAGACATACATGTGCAGAGACATGAAGCAGAAAGGAGGCTGTCCCAGAGGAGCCAGCTGCACCTTCGCCCACTCTCAGGAGGAGCTGGAAAA GTACCGTAAAATGAACAAACGCCTTGCTGCAAGGGTGCCCTGCACTCCTGGTCTACTGCCTGAGGAAGTGATTCCATTGGAGCCTGGACAGAAGCCCTCTACCCTTACCAATGGTATTGCTGGTCCGGGGACCCATCTTCCCCAGCTCATCTCCAGAGGCACGGATCCCTCCACTTACGAAATTTTACTAAAAAACAAGATGGATGGCATTAGTCTGAGTGCTCCTGGATCTCCACCTGACTC GGCAGAGCACTTACCCATGTCCAAGCAGTTGCCAGTCATGCCCAGAGGTGCTCAACAGATGTATTCTCAACAACCTGAGCTCTTCTACCAAGAGCCAGCCAGACCTCCACCCTCAGGATCTCAGTATGATGCTCAATACCCAGCAG GGAACCCCTACTCATACCAACCTCCACAGTATGTATCTCCCCGTTATATCCGCAACCCCCCTCCGCCTGGAGAGTCTACAGTGTCCCCTTACCCAGAGCCCTACCCAGGTTACGGGCCAGAGCGGCAATATCAGAACCACCACTCTGGTCCTCCTTTCTCAGCCCACCCCTACGCACCCCCCTCCCATTACAGCCGCAGACATGGACATTATCCAGCACCCCCTCTTCCATTCGCCCCTACCAGAGATGACTTGGTGAGGATGAGCCCCAATCCTTTAGACGTTCCTCCAGCCCCTATGCCTCCACCTCCCACAGGGGCCGGTGGGTCTCTGTACCACCCCCAGGAGTCTTCATCCCGAGACAGGTACCCACCAGATGGGTACTATCCTGCTGGACCACACCCCAGCCAGATGAGATCCCACTTGAGA GACCCATACAGTCGTTCTCCGCCTAGTCTGGACGACTTGCACCGTAGGCGTAAGGAGCTGCTGGTCCAGCTGGAGGAAAGACAAGtcatctctcctcctccctTTGCTGCCTCGCCCACTCTCCCCACACATCCTTTCCCCAACGACTACCCTCAGGAG tttttggAAGATGGCTCAAAAGTCTTTGGAAGTCGGGAGCCAGACTACGCTGGGCAGTATTCCCCCTGGTCATGTGATACAATAGGATCATACATTGGCTCCAAGGATGCTAAACCAAAAGATATCACTAGCACTGTGGAGATGATG AATGCAGAGGGAAAAGTTCTGCGCGACCCTTCGCTGGACACCCAGCGACGCTCTGCTGAAGCCAAAGATGATGATCCAATCATTCCCTTTGGCCCTCTGCCCACAGTGTCACCCTTTGGTGCCATTTCACGGACATCGAAAACGGGTTACCAGACCACTGGGCCAGTTCAGGCCATGGCCTCCTCACAGGCCTCAGGCTCCAAACACCTGACAATGACAG CAGACTATTCGTATGGAAACCACAGCAGCTGGGGACGAGCTTCGTACTCTCAGCACCAGAGCATGAACACTCAGGGACATTTCAGCGAGCG TCTGCCCGTGTCTGCCTCTGACCGCGAGCAGCTCAAGATCGAGCTCCAGCAAGTCAACCAGCAGATCAGTCAGCAGACCCGGGGCATGGAG GCTGCCAGTAACTCCATGCTTCTGCAGAGGGAGGCGTGCGCCCTGGCAGCACAGCCGTCACCAGCAGTGAAATGGTCTACAGGTGCAGCTGTATCCAGTGAACAGCTCAGCCTGGAGCTGCATCACGTTGAGCGAGAGATCGGAAAGAGAACCCGTGAAATTGCCATG GAGAACCAGGTGGCTCATGAATACAAACTGAAGGCTACAGAGAACGGGCAGCCTGACCATAAAGCCCAGCTGGAGGAACTCTCTTTAGCACTGGG TGAGGTGTCTAATGGGTCCAGTGGCATGAAGCCAGCCAGTAGCGTGGGTGGATCTATGCTGTCGCTGACAAATAAGACGTCTTCTCTCACCCTCTGCTCTGCTGACCAATCAGCAAGTAGCTCAGACCTTCAAAAGAATGGTGTCGTTCACTCTTGCTCttaa